Proteins encoded by one window of Elaeis guineensis isolate ETL-2024a chromosome 12, EG11, whole genome shotgun sequence:
- the LOC105054793 gene encoding uncharacterized protein — translation MAAAVVMKRAVADKLGFFHQSFALLRSLSTSVASPASSSSGASESKPRRRKKKNLFDVIQFLPEWGIGYKVAKIHWRDVSYELSKINLYKDGRHGKAWGIRYKAGLPASGAPVKMSGINKRGWKYFPESEKKIQNSSKPA, via the exons ATGGCGGCGGCGGTGGTAATGAAGAGGGCGGTGGCGGACAAACTGGGCTTCTTCCACCAATCCTTTGCTCTTCTCAGAAGCCTGAGCACTTCCGTCGCTTCTCCGGCTTCGAGTTCGTCCGGCGCCAGCGAGTCGAAGCCGAggcggaggaagaagaagaacctGTTCGACGTGATACAGTTCCTCCCCGAATGGGGGATCGGCTACAAGGTGGCGAAGATCCATTGGAGAGACGTCTCCTACGAGCTCTCCAAGATCAATCTCTACAAG GACGGGCGACACGGCAAGGCATGGGGGATTAGATACAAGGCTG GTTTACCAGCATCAGGTGCTCCTGTGAAAATGAGTGGCATAAACAAGCGTGGGTGGAAGTATTTTCcagagtctgaaaaaaaaatacaaaattcttCCAAG CCCGCCTAG